Proteins co-encoded in one Streptomyces sp. NBC_01283 genomic window:
- a CDS encoding SDR family NAD(P)-dependent oxidoreductase: MAQQHQEQGQEQGQDLDRIAIIGMAGRFPGSGDVEALWTNLEQGREGITVFTDEELAEAGVDPELLARDDYVRAKGALDDADLFDEGFFGYSPREAELLDPQHRVFLECAWHALESAGVDPARFDGRIGVFAGAGLNTYLLFNLMNNQQVLDASGMYQVMLASDKDFLATRAAYKLGLTGPAITVQTACSTSLTAVHLASQSLLNGECDIALAGGVSVSSPLHGGYTYEPGGILSPEGTCRAFDADAEGTVPGNGVGIVVMRRLADARADGDSIDAVVLASAVNNDGSLKAGYTAPGVDGQAEVVAEALALADIDPATVGYVETHGTGTPIGDPIELAALTRAYGTGADDRDRCAIGSVKSNVGHLDAAAGVTGLIKAALALKHEAIPPTLHWERPNPGLELESGPFYVNTALRAWPREDEPRRAGVSSFGIGGTNVHVVLEEAPAEQPRQRADGAGDATAQVRPQLLPLSAKSAPALAEAAGRLADHLEAAPDVALDAAAHTLAHRRAQFAHRGAVVASTTGEAVSALRRLAQAPPPVASSDDAPVAFLFPGQGAQYPGMARGLYDRQGVFASEFDRCAELFTPYLGEDLRALVLGSDDPRNAERLRQTRLAQPALFCVEFALARQWQSMGVEPRAMAGHSIGEYAAACLAGVFSLEDAVRLVAARGRLVQEMPRGAMLSVFLSEDETVARLGEGLALAAVNSTALTVVSGTPQAVDAFEQRLKDEGVGCRRLHTSHAFHSPDMDGAVAPFVDEVRAVTLRPPEIPFLSNVTGTWITTEEATSPDYWGTHLRLPVRFGDALDVLLADPFLVPVEIGPGQNLANFVRAHRSWTPDRTVVGSLPRPGERAADDAAHLLSGLGAAWSAGVRVAWESVLGPDGHRPVSLPGYPFQRRRYWVEPSGRPRALRGAEPARATADNWFYAPVWQRLALPVRNAAAATGDTWIVLGAGLDLGDAVADHLAASGDRVVRVTAGTTLEHTGEDAWILDPAERDHLAALASSLAVPPVAAGDGQRIRFIHLWSTAEGPANGAALARARLDASRRTGFDSLLALAQALGSERLPAPVTLDVLCDGVYDVTGDEALKPEHALLLGAATVIPQETAGITCRVLDITGAATDEQAVDTVLSAFHSTTSTELAVRGRHVWARAFDRVDWIADGDEERTALREGGVYLITGGLGGLGLALAEQVASAVDRPVLGLLGRSKFPAPAAWDAHLAAHEDSDATSIRIKRLRHLESLGARLVLLRADVTDEKEMRRAVGELRALAGPLNGVVHAAGLPSQGMIVTKSPADAGQVLAAKTHGVLVLDEVCQEDGLDFMLLCSSVTAVLGGPGQSDYAAANAFLDAWAQYKRRESGLPVTAVGWDTWRGVGMAAGLDSRFGLDSGTPLDSHPLLRRLVRSTPTSRTYATVLSTEDSWIVADHRIQDYGLVPGTAYLELVRAAVAEQAAGRDIEIGDVQYMIPVVVPDGQSREVFTTIEEREGRWHFAVQSRTGAPGAVAWTDHARGTVAFPEPVEETVRDLDELRAGCAVTEVLDTDESIKLGLRLDRFEKGGPIEFSFGPRWRCMREIQVGPERVMATLRLDEEYHGDLDHYLLHPALLDAAGGTARVHAPDTYYLPFSYRSLRFHHGLTSTVHAYVEVKGAGDTAGETSTCDIEILDPDGRLLVRIGDFTIKRINDLEGLREQITRAAQAPAAEVDDAPSADAGSGVLRTLAEGITEGQGKDVFARLLAAPGLPSHLLVSHRDFTAVRELARSLTPELLQQEMEQLAPPGASHPRPDLETPYVAPRSAREREVAEVWQEILGVNGVGVDDDFFALGGHSLAAVQIGTLLRNRLGAELDLRAFFEQPTVAHTADLLEAGPRPAADRLENPIEVLSRDEPSTDLDALAELSDDEVEEELRRLLTGEDLATEDQEGRA; the protein is encoded by the coding sequence GTGGCACAGCAACACCAGGAGCAGGGCCAGGAGCAGGGCCAGGACCTCGATCGCATTGCCATCATCGGCATGGCGGGCCGCTTCCCCGGCTCGGGCGACGTGGAGGCCCTGTGGACCAATCTCGAACAGGGCCGCGAGGGCATCACCGTCTTCACCGACGAGGAACTTGCCGAAGCCGGCGTGGACCCCGAACTGCTGGCCCGGGACGACTACGTACGGGCCAAGGGCGCGCTGGATGACGCCGACCTGTTCGACGAGGGCTTCTTCGGCTACAGCCCACGCGAGGCCGAGCTCCTCGACCCCCAGCACCGCGTCTTCCTCGAATGCGCCTGGCACGCACTGGAGTCCGCCGGTGTCGACCCGGCCCGCTTCGACGGCCGCATCGGCGTCTTCGCGGGCGCGGGCCTCAACACGTATCTGTTGTTCAACCTCATGAACAACCAGCAGGTCCTGGACGCCTCCGGCATGTACCAGGTGATGCTCGCCTCCGACAAGGACTTCCTGGCCACGCGTGCCGCGTACAAGCTGGGCCTCACGGGTCCGGCGATCACCGTCCAGACGGCCTGCTCCACCTCTCTGACCGCGGTGCATCTCGCCTCCCAGAGCCTGCTCAACGGCGAGTGCGACATCGCCCTGGCCGGCGGCGTGTCCGTGAGCTCCCCGCTGCACGGCGGCTACACGTACGAGCCCGGCGGCATCCTCTCCCCGGAAGGCACCTGCCGGGCCTTCGACGCCGATGCCGAGGGGACGGTGCCCGGCAACGGAGTCGGCATCGTCGTCATGCGGCGCCTCGCCGACGCCCGAGCCGACGGGGACAGCATCGACGCGGTCGTCCTGGCCAGCGCCGTCAACAACGACGGTTCGCTGAAGGCCGGTTACACGGCGCCCGGCGTCGACGGCCAGGCCGAGGTCGTCGCCGAGGCGCTGGCCCTGGCCGACATCGACCCCGCCACCGTCGGCTACGTCGAGACCCACGGCACCGGTACGCCGATCGGCGACCCCATCGAGCTGGCCGCTCTCACGCGTGCCTACGGCACGGGCGCCGACGACCGGGACCGCTGTGCCATCGGCTCGGTCAAGAGCAACGTCGGTCATCTCGACGCCGCCGCCGGTGTGACCGGACTGATCAAAGCGGCTCTCGCCCTCAAGCACGAGGCCATCCCGCCGACCCTGCACTGGGAGCGGCCCAACCCCGGCCTTGAGCTGGAGTCCGGCCCGTTCTACGTGAACACCGCGTTGCGTGCCTGGCCGCGCGAGGACGAGCCGCGCCGGGCCGGAGTCAGCTCCTTCGGCATCGGCGGCACGAACGTCCATGTCGTCCTGGAAGAGGCCCCGGCCGAGCAGCCGCGACAGCGCGCCGACGGAGCGGGCGACGCCACGGCGCAGGTCCGTCCCCAGCTGCTGCCGCTGTCGGCGAAGTCGGCGCCCGCGCTCGCCGAGGCCGCCGGGCGCCTGGCCGATCATCTGGAGGCAGCTCCGGACGTCGCCCTGGACGCCGCCGCCCATACCCTGGCCCACCGGCGAGCCCAGTTCGCCCACCGGGGCGCCGTCGTCGCCTCCACGACCGGCGAGGCGGTCTCCGCGCTGCGGCGGCTGGCACAGGCCCCGCCCCCGGTCGCCTCCTCGGACGACGCTCCGGTCGCGTTCCTCTTCCCCGGGCAGGGCGCGCAGTACCCCGGGATGGCCCGCGGCCTGTACGACCGGCAGGGCGTCTTCGCCTCCGAGTTCGACCGCTGCGCGGAGCTGTTCACCCCGTACCTGGGTGAGGACCTGCGTGCCTTGGTGCTCGGCTCGGACGACCCGCGGAACGCCGAACGGCTGCGGCAGACGCGGCTGGCCCAACCGGCTCTGTTCTGCGTGGAGTTCGCCCTGGCCCGGCAATGGCAGTCGATGGGTGTCGAGCCCCGCGCCATGGCCGGTCACAGCATCGGGGAGTACGCCGCCGCCTGTCTGGCGGGCGTGTTCTCGCTGGAGGACGCCGTGCGTCTGGTCGCGGCCCGCGGCCGGCTCGTCCAGGAGATGCCGCGCGGCGCCATGCTCAGCGTCTTCCTTTCCGAGGACGAGACCGTCGCCCGGCTGGGAGAGGGACTGGCCCTCGCCGCCGTCAACTCCACGGCGCTCACCGTGGTCTCCGGCACCCCGCAGGCCGTCGATGCCTTCGAGCAACGGCTCAAGGACGAGGGCGTGGGATGCCGTCGCCTGCACACGTCGCATGCTTTCCACTCCCCTGACATGGACGGTGCTGTGGCCCCGTTCGTCGACGAGGTCCGTGCCGTCACCTTGCGTCCGCCGGAGATTCCCTTCCTGTCGAACGTGACGGGCACCTGGATCACCACCGAGGAGGCGACCAGCCCCGACTACTGGGGCACGCATCTGCGCCTGCCGGTCCGGTTCGGTGACGCGCTCGATGTGCTGCTCGCCGACCCCTTCCTCGTCCCGGTGGAGATCGGCCCCGGCCAGAACCTGGCCAACTTCGTGCGTGCCCACCGGTCCTGGACGCCGGATCGCACCGTCGTGGGTTCCCTGCCCCGTCCCGGTGAGCGCGCCGCCGACGACGCCGCCCATCTGCTCAGCGGCCTGGGGGCAGCGTGGAGCGCCGGTGTCCGCGTTGCCTGGGAGTCCGTCCTGGGCCCCGACGGCCACCGCCCCGTATCCCTGCCCGGCTATCCCTTCCAGCGGCGGCGCTACTGGGTCGAGCCCTCCGGCCGGCCTCGCGCGTTGCGGGGCGCGGAGCCTGCCCGCGCCACCGCGGACAACTGGTTCTACGCTCCCGTCTGGCAGCGCCTGGCCCTGCCCGTCCGGAACGCGGCCGCTGCCACGGGCGACACCTGGATCGTCCTGGGCGCGGGGCTCGACCTCGGTGACGCCGTCGCCGACCATCTGGCCGCCTCCGGCGACCGCGTCGTGCGCGTCACCGCGGGCACCACCCTGGAACACACCGGCGAGGATGCCTGGATCCTGGATCCCGCCGAACGAGACCACCTGGCGGCGCTCGCCTCGTCCCTGGCCGTGCCCCCCGTCGCGGCCGGGGACGGGCAGCGCATTCGCTTCATCCACCTGTGGAGTACCGCTGAAGGGCCCGCGAACGGCGCGGCCCTGGCCCGCGCGCGGCTGGACGCCTCGCGCCGCACCGGCTTCGACAGCCTCTTGGCGCTGGCCCAGGCCCTGGGCTCCGAGCGGCTGCCCGCACCGGTCACCCTCGATGTGCTGTGCGACGGGGTGTACGACGTCACGGGTGATGAAGCGTTGAAGCCCGAGCACGCTCTGCTGCTCGGTGCGGCCACGGTGATCCCCCAGGAGACCGCGGGCATCACCTGCCGTGTCCTGGACATCACGGGCGCCGCCACGGACGAGCAGGCTGTGGACACCGTGCTCAGCGCTTTCCACAGCACCACCAGCACTGAACTCGCCGTGCGCGGACGCCACGTGTGGGCCCGTGCCTTCGACCGGGTGGATTGGATCGCCGACGGCGACGAAGAGCGCACCGCCCTGCGCGAGGGCGGCGTCTACCTCATCACCGGCGGCCTCGGCGGCCTGGGACTGGCGCTCGCCGAGCAGGTGGCGAGCGCTGTCGACCGGCCCGTTCTCGGTCTGCTGGGCCGTTCCAAGTTCCCGGCGCCCGCCGCCTGGGACGCCCACCTCGCCGCGCACGAGGACAGCGATGCCACCAGCATCCGTATCAAGCGGCTGCGGCACCTCGAATCGCTCGGCGCTCGCCTGGTTCTGCTGCGCGCCGATGTCACCGACGAGAAGGAGATGCGCCGGGCCGTCGGCGAGTTGCGGGCCCTCGCAGGCCCCCTCAACGGCGTCGTGCACGCCGCGGGCCTGCCCTCTCAGGGCATGATCGTCACCAAGTCACCGGCCGACGCGGGGCAGGTGCTCGCCGCCAAGACGCACGGGGTGCTCGTCCTGGACGAGGTCTGCCAGGAGGACGGCCTCGACTTCATGTTGCTCTGCTCGTCGGTGACCGCCGTCCTCGGCGGCCCCGGCCAGAGCGACTACGCGGCTGCCAACGCCTTCCTCGACGCGTGGGCCCAGTACAAGCGCCGCGAGAGCGGGCTTCCCGTCACCGCGGTGGGCTGGGACACCTGGCGGGGCGTCGGTATGGCCGCCGGTCTTGACTCCCGGTTCGGCCTGGACTCCGGCACCCCGCTCGACAGCCATCCTCTGCTGCGGCGCCTGGTGCGCTCCACCCCCACGTCCCGCACCTACGCCACGGTCCTCAGTACCGAGGACAGCTGGATCGTCGCCGATCACCGCATCCAGGATTACGGCCTCGTCCCGGGTACCGCCTACCTCGAACTGGTCCGGGCCGCCGTCGCCGAACAAGCGGCCGGGCGGGACATCGAGATCGGCGACGTGCAGTACATGATCCCTGTCGTCGTTCCCGACGGGCAGAGCCGCGAGGTCTTCACCACCATCGAAGAACGCGAGGGCCGGTGGCACTTCGCGGTGCAGAGCCGCACCGGCGCACCCGGAGCGGTGGCCTGGACCGATCACGCACGCGGCACGGTCGCCTTCCCGGAACCCGTGGAGGAGACCGTGCGGGACCTGGACGAGCTGCGCGCCGGCTGCGCGGTGACGGAGGTCCTGGACACCGACGAGTCCATCAAGCTGGGGCTCCGCCTGGACCGGTTCGAGAAGGGCGGGCCGATCGAGTTCTCGTTCGGGCCCCGTTGGCGGTGCATGCGGGAGATCCAGGTCGGACCCGAGCGGGTGATGGCGACCTTGCGACTCGACGAGGAGTACCACGGTGACCTCGACCACTACCTGCTGCACCCGGCCCTGCTCGACGCGGCCGGCGGCACCGCGCGCGTCCACGCCCCCGACACGTACTATCTGCCGTTCAGCTATCGCAGCCTGCGCTTTCACCACGGCCTGACCAGCACCGTCCACGCCTATGTGGAGGTGAAGGGCGCCGGGGACACCGCGGGCGAGACCAGTACGTGCGACATCGAGATCCTCGACCCGGACGGGCGGCTGCTGGTCCGGATCGGTGACTTCACCATCAAGCGGATCAACGACCTGGAGGGTCTGCGCGAGCAGATCACGCGTGCCGCCCAGGCTCCGGCGGCCGAGGTGGACGACGCGCCTTCCGCGGATGCGGGCTCCGGGGTCCTGCGCACCCTCGCCGAGGGGATCACCGAGGGCCAGGGCAAGGACGTCTTCGCCCGGCTCCTCGCCGCTCCCGGGCTGCCGAGCCATCTCCTCGTCTCGCACCGCGACTTCACCGCCGTGCGCGAGCTGGCCAGGTCCTTGACCCCCGAGCTGCTGCAGCAGGAAATGGAGCAGCTCGCTCCGCCCGGCGCCAGCCATCCCCGCCCGGACCTGGAAACGCCGTACGTGGCTCCCCGCTCGGCCCGTGAGCGGGAGGTCGCCGAGGTCTGGCAGGAGATCCTGGGCGTGAACGGGGTCGGCGTCGACGACGACTTCTTCGCCCTCGGTGGCCACTCCTTGGCCGCGGTCCAGATCGGCACCCTTCTGAGGAACCGGCTCGGAGCCGAGCTCGACCTGCGGGCCTTCTTCGAACAGCCCACGGTCGCGCACACCGCCGACCTGCTGGAGGCGGGCCCCCGGCCGGCTGCCGACCGCTTGGAGAACCCCATCGAGGTGCTCAGCCGCGACGAGCCGTCAACGGACCTGGACGCGCTGGCCGAGCTGTCCGACGACGAAGTGGAAGAGGAGCTGCGCCGCCTGCTGACAGGGGAGGACCTGGCCACGGAAGACCAGGAGGGCCGGGCATGA
- the fabG gene encoding 3-oxoacyl-ACP reductase FabG, which translates to MSTAPDPAGTPQGAPVALVAGGSRGIGRAVALRLAEDGFDVAVCYASDTAAAESLEKEIGALGRRTYVRRTDVGDSLAVEELIDGIERNLGPVSAVVTSAAVLRDGPLAAMEDDDWSDVQRVNLDGTYYVCRTVINGMIERRRGAIVTMSSIAGLYGNAGQTNYAASKAGIIGFTKSLAREVGRYGIRANVVVPGFVATDPVMELPGDLREQFRQRIPLGRFGEPHEVADLVSFLLSDRAAYITGTTFQIDGGVAV; encoded by the coding sequence ATGAGCACCGCACCCGACCCGGCCGGGACACCGCAGGGCGCCCCGGTGGCGCTGGTGGCGGGCGGCTCCCGCGGAATCGGCCGCGCCGTGGCGCTGCGACTCGCCGAGGACGGCTTCGACGTGGCGGTGTGCTACGCCTCCGACACGGCCGCCGCGGAGAGCCTGGAGAAGGAGATCGGCGCGCTGGGCCGGCGCACGTATGTGCGGCGGACCGATGTCGGCGACAGCCTCGCGGTGGAGGAACTCATCGACGGCATCGAGCGGAATCTCGGGCCGGTCTCCGCGGTGGTCACCTCGGCTGCCGTGCTGCGTGACGGTCCGCTGGCGGCGATGGAGGACGACGACTGGAGCGACGTCCAGCGCGTCAACCTCGACGGGACGTACTACGTCTGCCGGACCGTCATCAACGGAATGATCGAGCGCCGGCGCGGTGCGATCGTGACGATGTCCTCCATCGCCGGTCTGTACGGCAACGCCGGACAGACCAACTACGCCGCGTCCAAGGCCGGGATCATCGGGTTCACCAAGTCCCTGGCCCGCGAGGTCGGCCGGTACGGGATCCGGGCGAACGTGGTCGTGCCCGGCTTCGTCGCGACCGACCCGGTCATGGAGCTGCCGGGCGACCTGCGGGAGCAGTTCCGCCAGCGCATTCCGCTGGGCCGGTTCGGTGAGCCGCACGAGGTGGCCGACCTGGTCTCGTTCCTGCTTTCGGACCGGGCCGCGTACATCACCGGCACGACGTTCCAGATCGACGGCGGCGTGGCTGTCTGA
- a CDS encoding beta-ketoacyl-ACP synthase III, whose protein sequence is MTATTAGSRILSLAHHQPTRVLTNDELAVMVDTSDEWIRSRVGIATRHIAAQDESVADMAIGAAAKAVARAGVDAADIDLVIVATCTAVDRMPSIAARVAHHLGVPEAAVFDLNAACAGFTYALATADMTIRGGGSSTALVIGADKMSDFLDWQDRTSCVIFGDGAGAAVVTRTDDARSDGIGPVVWGSQPQRGSAIVLGTTGPEGPPALFRQDGHVVYRWAVTSLAPVARQACERAGVAPAELAAVVTHQANLRIIEAVAKGLGATNAVVARDVVDSGNTSAASVPLALSKLVERGEISSGAPVLLLGFGAGLSYAAQVVGCP, encoded by the coding sequence GTGACCGCCACGACCGCAGGCAGCCGGATACTGTCACTCGCCCATCACCAGCCCACGCGCGTACTCACCAACGACGAACTCGCCGTCATGGTCGACACGTCGGACGAGTGGATCAGGTCCCGCGTCGGCATCGCCACCCGCCACATAGCCGCGCAGGACGAGAGTGTCGCCGACATGGCGATCGGCGCCGCCGCCAAGGCCGTCGCCCGTGCGGGGGTGGATGCCGCCGACATCGATCTGGTGATCGTCGCGACCTGCACGGCGGTGGACCGGATGCCGAGCATCGCCGCCCGGGTCGCCCATCACCTGGGTGTTCCCGAAGCGGCCGTCTTCGACCTGAACGCCGCCTGCGCCGGGTTCACTTACGCACTGGCCACCGCCGACATGACCATCCGGGGCGGCGGCAGCAGTACCGCACTCGTCATCGGTGCGGACAAGATGAGCGATTTCCTCGACTGGCAGGACCGCACCAGCTGCGTCATCTTCGGTGACGGGGCCGGCGCCGCGGTCGTCACCAGGACCGATGACGCTCGGTCCGACGGCATCGGCCCGGTGGTATGGGGTTCTCAGCCCCAGCGCGGGTCCGCCATCGTTCTCGGCACCACGGGGCCGGAGGGTCCGCCCGCGCTGTTCCGACAGGATGGGCACGTCGTCTACCGCTGGGCGGTGACCTCCCTCGCTCCGGTGGCTCGGCAGGCCTGTGAGCGAGCCGGTGTCGCACCGGCCGAGCTGGCCGCCGTGGTCACGCACCAAGCCAATCTGCGGATCATCGAGGCGGTGGCCAAGGGCCTCGGGGCCACCAACGCCGTCGTCGCGCGCGATGTCGTCGACTCCGGCAACACGTCGGCGGCCAGCGTTCCGCTTGCCCTGTCCAAGCTGGTGGAACGCGGCGAGATCTCCAGCGGCGCTCCGGTACTCCTGCTCGGCTTCGGCGCCGGCCTGTCCTACGCGGCCCAAGTGGTGGGCTGCCCCTGA
- a CDS encoding thiolase family protein: MAEQVWIAGVGMTRFAHHADREVADLAAEAVHEALADAGLERRHVEAAFFGNTTQGALQGQLMVGGQIALRGMGFERIPMYNVENACATGATALHLAVDQVRAGAVDIALAVGAEKMNVADSDRTMAVFNGAYDVSDPAGLTAALTDMGGESDDAHVGRRSIFMDIYASMARAHMKRFGTTQRQIAAVAAKNHRHSVHNDKAQHRKEFSVEDVLSARALSFPLTVPMCAPVTDGAAAVVVCGQRGLRRMAARGRLVRVLAHVVGTGAVHPRDAWDQHISKLLSVRAYERAGVGPQDIDVAELHDATAFGEIQQTELLGLCEPGGGGAAAEAGVTTLGGRVPVNPSGGLESKGHPLGATGLAQVYELVQQLRGEAGVRQVAGARVALAENSGGFYGGEEAVAAITVLGA; encoded by the coding sequence GTGGCGGAACAGGTGTGGATCGCCGGGGTGGGGATGACGAGATTCGCCCATCACGCCGATCGTGAGGTGGCGGACCTGGCCGCCGAAGCAGTCCACGAAGCGCTGGCCGACGCGGGGTTGGAGCGACGTCACGTGGAAGCGGCCTTCTTCGGGAACACCACCCAGGGGGCCCTGCAGGGCCAGCTCATGGTGGGCGGCCAGATCGCCCTGCGTGGCATGGGATTCGAACGGATTCCGATGTACAACGTGGAGAATGCCTGCGCCACGGGTGCCACGGCCTTGCATCTGGCGGTCGATCAGGTCCGCGCCGGTGCCGTGGACATCGCGCTTGCGGTGGGCGCCGAGAAGATGAACGTCGCCGATTCCGACAGGACCATGGCGGTCTTCAACGGCGCGTACGACGTATCGGATCCGGCGGGGCTCACGGCGGCGTTGACCGACATGGGCGGCGAGAGCGATGACGCGCACGTCGGCAGGCGCAGTATTTTCATGGATATCTACGCGTCCATGGCCCGTGCGCATATGAAGCGCTTCGGCACGACACAGCGGCAGATCGCCGCGGTCGCGGCCAAGAACCATCGGCATTCCGTGCACAACGACAAGGCGCAGCATCGAAAGGAATTCAGCGTCGAGGACGTTCTTTCCGCTCGCGCCTTGTCTTTTCCGCTGACCGTGCCGATGTGCGCACCGGTCACCGACGGCGCGGCGGCCGTGGTGGTGTGCGGGCAGCGCGGGCTGCGGCGGATGGCTGCCCGCGGCCGCCTGGTGCGTGTGCTGGCGCATGTGGTCGGTACCGGTGCCGTCCACCCGCGGGATGCGTGGGACCAGCACATCAGCAAGTTGCTGTCCGTGCGTGCCTACGAACGGGCCGGGGTGGGCCCGCAGGACATCGATGTGGCCGAACTGCACGACGCCACGGCCTTCGGTGAGATCCAGCAGACCGAACTCCTCGGCCTGTGCGAACCCGGTGGTGGCGGTGCGGCCGCCGAGGCCGGGGTGACGACGCTGGGCGGGCGCGTGCCGGTCAACCCGTCCGGCGGGCTGGAATCGAAGGGGCACCCTCTCGGGGCGACCGGCCTGGCCCAGGTGTACGAGCTCGTCCAGCAGTTGCGCGGAGAGGCCGGTGTTCGCCAGGTGGCGGGCGCCCGGGTCGCGCTCGCGGAGAACAGCGGCGGCTTCTACGGCGGCGAGGAAGCAGTCGCCGCCATCACGGTCTTGGGGGCGTAG
- a CDS encoding thioesterase II family protein, with the protein MRNPWFAQSEPRDEAGVRLFCLPYAGGNASAYRTWHDLTPDHVHVHALELPGRGARWSESPVSRMPLLTELLADVLAEHLDRPYALFGHSMGGLIAFELARTLRERGLPQPAHLFVSGSAAPDLPRTREPIHAAPEADVIEELRFLGGTPPELLDDAGLMELILPALRADFSVLETYRYQPQPPLTVPMTVFGGEADPLVAREKLHRWLRQTQARSELVVLPGEHFFLHSAVSDVLATVADALACTAPVAPSSSTSRSVLAARP; encoded by the coding sequence ATGCGCAACCCGTGGTTTGCCCAGTCGGAGCCGAGGGACGAGGCGGGGGTCCGCCTCTTCTGCCTCCCGTACGCGGGCGGCAACGCTTCGGCATACCGGACCTGGCACGACCTGACCCCCGATCACGTGCACGTGCACGCGCTGGAGCTGCCCGGCCGCGGTGCCCGCTGGAGCGAGTCCCCGGTGAGCAGGATGCCGTTGCTGACCGAGCTGCTGGCCGACGTCCTGGCGGAGCATCTGGACCGGCCCTACGCCCTGTTCGGCCACAGCATGGGCGGTCTGATCGCCTTCGAACTCGCCAGGACCTTGCGCGAGCGGGGCCTGCCTCAGCCGGCGCATCTCTTCGTCTCCGGATCAGCCGCCCCCGACCTGCCGCGCACCCGGGAGCCGATCCACGCGGCGCCGGAGGCCGATGTGATCGAGGAGCTGCGTTTCCTCGGCGGCACGCCGCCCGAGCTCCTGGACGACGCCGGGCTCATGGAGCTGATCCTGCCCGCGCTGCGTGCCGACTTCTCGGTCCTGGAGACGTACCGCTATCAGCCGCAGCCGCCGCTGACGGTGCCCATGACCGTGTTCGGCGGCGAGGCGGACCCGCTCGTGGCGCGCGAGAAGCTGCACCGGTGGCTGCGGCAGACCCAGGCCCGCTCCGAGCTGGTCGTCCTTCCCGGCGAGCACTTCTTCCTGCACTCGGCGGTCTCCGACGTACTGGCGACGGTCGCCGACGCCCTGGCCTGCACGGCGCCCGTCGCGCCGTCGTCCAGCACTTCCCGCTCGGTCCTTGCCGCGCGTCCCTGA